A single window of Streptomyces xanthii DNA harbors:
- a CDS encoding amino acid ABC transporter permease, whose amino-acid sequence MEQKLTEKEPVKDTPVSSVSSASPSVTVPEALRAIPVRHYGRYLAAVVALALLGSIIYAFGQGKIQWSTVPEYFFDDRILTGVGKTLLLTVLSMLIGVVGGITLAVMRLSKNPVTSSIAWFYIWFFRGTPVLVQLFIWFNLGLVFEYINLGPIYKDYWSSFMTPLLTALLGLGLNEAAYMAEICRAGLMSVDEGQTEASHALGMSHSKTLRRIVIPQAMRVIVPPTGNEFINMLKTTSLVAAVQFNELFRYAQDIGQQSGSPVEMYFTAAAWYLIMTSILSVGQYYIERYYARGTSRQLPATPWQKVKANMLSLSNRSKAVGA is encoded by the coding sequence ATGGAACAGAAACTCACCGAGAAAGAGCCCGTGAAAGACACCCCGGTGTCCTCCGTGTCCTCCGCATCTCCGTCCGTCACCGTCCCCGAGGCGCTCAGGGCGATTCCGGTGCGGCATTACGGGCGTTACCTGGCCGCGGTGGTCGCGCTCGCGCTCCTGGGTTCGATCATCTATGCCTTCGGGCAGGGCAAGATCCAGTGGAGCACGGTCCCGGAGTACTTCTTCGACGACCGCATCCTGACGGGTGTCGGCAAGACGCTGCTGCTGACGGTCCTGTCGATGCTGATCGGTGTCGTGGGCGGTATCACGCTGGCCGTGATGCGTCTGTCGAAGAACCCGGTGACCAGCTCGATCGCCTGGTTCTACATCTGGTTCTTCCGCGGGACGCCGGTCCTGGTCCAGCTGTTCATCTGGTTCAACCTGGGCCTGGTCTTCGAGTACATCAACCTCGGTCCGATCTACAAGGACTACTGGTCCTCGTTCATGACGCCGCTGCTGACCGCGCTGCTGGGTCTGGGGCTGAACGAGGCCGCGTACATGGCGGAGATCTGCCGTGCGGGTCTGATGTCGGTCGACGAGGGCCAGACGGAGGCCTCGCACGCGCTGGGCATGTCGCACTCGAAGACGCTGCGGCGGATCGTGATCCCGCAGGCGATGCGGGTGATCGTGCCGCCGACGGGCAACGAGTTCATCAACATGCTCAAGACGACGTCGCTGGTCGCGGCGGTGCAGTTCAACGAGCTGTTCCGCTACGCGCAGGACATCGGTCAGCAGTCGGGTTCGCCGGTGGAGATGTACTTCACGGCGGCGGCCTGGTACCTGATCATGACGTCGATCCTGAGCGTGGGGCAGTACTACATCGAGCGGTACTACGCGCGCGGCACGTCCCGTCAGCTGCCCGCGACGCCGTGGCAGAAGGTGAAGGCGAACATGCTGTCGCTGTCGAACCGGTCCAAGGCGGTGGGCGCGTGA
- a CDS encoding ABC transporter substrate-binding protein yields MNAETARRVDGARTRLVAAGAVAVAGVLLLTGCGDQTGSGNDDGKAAGGSKSAPLADKLPKEIRDKGVIRVGSDLAYAPVEFKDKSGGVIGIDPDIAAAMGKQLGVKFEFENGTFDTLVTGLRSNRYDIAMSAMTDTKDRQNGVDSDTGKKVGEGVDFVDYFNAGVSIYTPKGKTQGIKTWDDLCGKKIVVQRGTVSHDLAKAQAKKCPKGKTLGIQAFDDDQQAQTRLRSGGADAGSSDFPVAAYAVKTTGGGKAFEIVGDQVEAAPYGIAVAKDKTQLRDALQAALNAIIENGEYGKIVAKWGVEAGAVKESGINGGK; encoded by the coding sequence ATGAACGCAGAGACCGCCCGGCGCGTGGACGGCGCCAGAACCCGACTGGTCGCGGCCGGCGCCGTCGCCGTAGCAGGCGTCCTCCTGCTGACCGGCTGCGGTGACCAGACCGGGAGCGGGAACGACGACGGCAAGGCCGCCGGAGGGTCGAAGAGCGCGCCGCTGGCCGACAAGCTCCCCAAGGAGATCCGCGACAAGGGCGTCATCCGGGTCGGCTCCGATCTCGCCTACGCCCCGGTGGAGTTCAAGGACAAGTCGGGTGGGGTCATCGGGATCGACCCCGACATCGCCGCGGCCATGGGCAAGCAGCTCGGCGTGAAGTTCGAGTTCGAGAACGGCACCTTCGACACCCTCGTCACGGGCCTTCGCTCGAACCGCTACGACATTGCGATGTCGGCCATGACGGACACCAAGGACCGCCAGAACGGCGTGGACTCGGACACCGGCAAGAAGGTCGGCGAGGGCGTCGACTTCGTCGACTACTTCAACGCGGGCGTCTCCATCTACACGCCGAAGGGCAAGACCCAGGGCATCAAGACCTGGGACGACCTGTGCGGCAAGAAGATCGTCGTGCAGCGCGGCACGGTCTCCCACGACCTGGCCAAGGCGCAGGCCAAGAAGTGCCCCAAGGGCAAGACGCTGGGCATCCAGGCCTTCGACGACGACCAGCAGGCCCAGACCCGCCTGCGTTCGGGCGGCGCGGACGCCGGTTCCTCCGACTTCCCGGTCGCCGCGTACGCGGTCAAGACCACGGGCGGCGGCAAGGCCTTCGAGATCGTCGGCGACCAGGTCGAGGCCGCGCCGTACGGCATCGCGGTGGCGAAGGACAAGACGCAGCTGCGGGACGCGCTGCAGGCCGCGCTGAACGCGATCATCGAGAACGGCGAGTACGGAAAGATCGTCGCGAAGTGGGGCGTCGAGGCCGGCGCCGTCAAGGAATCCGGCATCAACGGCGGCAAGTGA
- a CDS encoding NAD-dependent protein deacetylase, with protein sequence MRMRPTLHWTPPDDLPPGTTDLGPVVDALGAGGVLVLSGAGISTQSGIPDYRGEGGSLSRHTPMTYQDFTASASARRRYWARSHLGRRTFVRARPNPGHRAVAAFGRHGLLSGTITQNVDGLHQAAGSADVVELHGSLDRVVCLSCGAFSPRDELTRRLEESNPGFAPVASAINPDGDADLTDEQVGDFRVAPCTACGGVLKPDVVFFGEPVPPPRVEHCRELVRAATSLLVLGSSLTVMSGLRFVRQAAAAGTPVLIVNRDPTRGDTHARTRIALPLGEALPAVAARLGVPVDTTEAAEVTEVAVAAPEAS encoded by the coding sequence ATGCGCATGCGCCCCACACTGCACTGGACGCCGCCCGACGATCTTCCGCCGGGCACCACGGACTTGGGCCCGGTCGTCGACGCGCTGGGCGCCGGCGGGGTCCTCGTGCTCAGCGGCGCCGGGATCTCCACACAGTCGGGGATCCCCGACTACCGGGGCGAGGGCGGCAGTCTCAGCCGGCACACCCCGATGACCTACCAGGACTTCACCGCGAGCGCCTCGGCCCGGCGCCGGTACTGGGCGCGCAGCCACCTCGGGCGGCGGACCTTCGTCCGGGCCCGGCCCAATCCGGGGCACCGGGCCGTGGCCGCGTTCGGGCGGCACGGTCTGCTCTCGGGGACGATCACGCAGAACGTCGACGGGCTGCACCAGGCCGCCGGCAGCGCGGACGTCGTCGAGCTGCACGGGAGCCTGGACCGGGTCGTCTGCCTGTCCTGCGGCGCGTTCAGCCCGCGGGACGAGCTGACCCGGCGCCTCGAGGAGTCGAACCCCGGCTTCGCCCCGGTGGCCTCGGCGATCAACCCGGACGGCGACGCCGACCTCACCGACGAGCAGGTCGGCGACTTCCGGGTGGCGCCGTGCACGGCCTGCGGCGGCGTCCTCAAACCGGACGTCGTGTTCTTCGGCGAGCCGGTTCCGCCGCCGCGCGTCGAGCACTGCCGCGAGCTGGTCCGTGCGGCCACGTCCCTGCTGGTCCTGGGCTCCTCGCTGACGGTGATGTCCGGGCTCCGCTTCGTCCGTCAGGCGGCCGCGGCCGGCACCCCGGTGCTCATCGTGAACCGGGACCCCACCCGCGGCGACACCCACGCCCGCACCCGGATCGCCCTCCCCCTGGGCGAGGCCCTGCCCGCCGTGGCCGCCCGCCTCGGCGTCCCCGTGGACACGACGGAGGCCGCGGAGGTGACGGAGGTGGCGGTCGCGGCCCCGGAGGCGAGCTGA
- a CDS encoding sensor histidine kinase → MGRENNEFAEGRLPRLRLDELLEELQAHIDEVRGTRERLDGLLDAVMSVGRGLDLPQVLRGIVEAAVVLVDAEYGALGVIGDDNKLSAFLPVGIDDELHRQIGALPSGHGILGELIRHPHPLRLAELSAHPASYGFPLHHPPMHTFLGVPIRVRDEIFGNLYLTEKRGGVEFDAEDQAVLTTLAVAAGIAIENARLYEEGRLRQRWLAASTEFTSALLSGAQETEVLGSMVDRAVDIADADIGVFYMVGPGGELRGSLAHGEGSEVHEGVVLPSSAGTLASAALAQQGLVTVVDVEHDERVTVQPERWRGFGPAVAVTVGTKERLSGVLILARRSGRPPFSTVETTALPAFVGQAAIALELAERRRDAEQVSLLEDRDRIARDLHDLAIQRLFATGMTLQSARRFVEHPEAVHRLSRAIDDLDATIKIIRATIFGLREHERAGVAPKLRSRVVKAVETAAAALGYAPALRMEGLLDTDVPAQTAEEVVAVIGEALTNVARHAQSRQAEVSVVAEAGVLTVAVSDEGVGIPPGVVRSGLRNLAERAERLGGELSVTARGEQGGTLLEWRVPLRTEGS, encoded by the coding sequence ATGGGCCGGGAGAACAACGAATTCGCCGAGGGGCGGCTTCCGCGCCTGCGCCTCGACGAACTCCTGGAGGAACTTCAGGCGCACATCGACGAGGTGCGCGGCACCCGCGAACGCCTCGACGGACTCCTCGACGCCGTCATGTCCGTCGGCCGGGGCCTCGACCTGCCGCAGGTGCTGCGCGGCATCGTGGAGGCGGCGGTCGTCCTCGTCGACGCCGAGTACGGCGCCCTGGGCGTCATCGGCGACGACAACAAGCTCTCCGCCTTCCTGCCGGTCGGCATCGACGACGAGCTCCACCGGCAGATCGGCGCGCTGCCCTCCGGGCACGGCATCCTCGGCGAGCTCATCCGGCACCCCCACCCGCTCCGCCTGGCCGAACTGTCCGCGCACCCCGCCTCGTACGGCTTCCCGCTGCACCACCCGCCGATGCACACATTCCTGGGCGTCCCGATCCGGGTCCGCGACGAGATCTTCGGCAATCTGTACCTGACCGAGAAGCGCGGCGGCGTCGAGTTCGACGCGGAGGACCAGGCCGTCCTGACCACCCTGGCCGTCGCCGCGGGCATCGCCATCGAGAACGCCCGCCTCTACGAGGAGGGCCGGCTGCGCCAGCGCTGGCTGGCCGCCAGCACCGAGTTCACCAGCGCCCTGCTCTCCGGCGCGCAGGAGACCGAGGTGCTCGGCAGCATGGTGGACCGGGCCGTGGACATCGCCGACGCCGACATCGGGGTCTTCTACATGGTCGGGCCCGGCGGCGAGCTGCGCGGGTCGCTGGCCCACGGGGAGGGGTCCGAGGTGCATGAGGGCGTCGTCCTGCCCAGCAGCGCCGGCACGCTCGCCTCCGCCGCGCTCGCCCAGCAGGGCCTGGTCACCGTCGTGGACGTCGAACACGACGAACGGGTCACCGTGCAGCCCGAGCGGTGGCGCGGCTTCGGCCCCGCCGTCGCCGTCACCGTGGGCACGAAGGAACGGCTCAGCGGCGTGCTGATCCTTGCGCGGCGCAGCGGGCGGCCCCCCTTCTCGACGGTGGAGACCACGGCGCTGCCCGCTTTCGTCGGACAGGCGGCGATCGCCCTGGAACTGGCCGAACGGCGGCGTGACGCGGAGCAGGTCAGCCTCCTCGAGGACCGCGACCGGATCGCCCGCGACCTGCACGACCTCGCCATCCAGCGGCTCTTCGCCACGGGCATGACGCTGCAGAGCGCCCGGCGCTTCGTCGAGCACCCCGAGGCCGTGCACCGCCTGTCGCGCGCCATCGACGACCTGGACGCCACCATCAAGATCATCAGGGCGACCATCTTCGGCCTGCGGGAGCACGAACGCGCCGGGGTCGCGCCGAAACTGCGCAGCCGCGTCGTCAAGGCGGTCGAGACGGCCGCGGCGGCCCTCGGCTACGCCCCGGCCCTGCGCATGGAGGGCCTGCTCGACACGGACGTACCGGCGCAGACGGCCGAGGAGGTCGTCGCGGTCATCGGCGAGGCGCTCACGAACGTGGCCCGGCACGCGCAGTCCCGGCAGGCCGAGGTGTCGGTGGTCGCCGAGGCCGGTGTCCTGACGGTGGCGGTGAGCGACGAGGGCGTCGGCATCCCGCCGGGCGTCGTGCGCTCCGGTCTGCGCAATCTGGCGGAGCGGGCCGAGCGCCTGGGCGGCGAACTGTCGGTCACGGCGCGGGGAGAGCAGGGCGGCACCCTGCTCGAATGGCGCGTACCTCTGCGGACCGAGGGTTCCTGA
- a CDS encoding universal stress protein, translating to MNEVVVGVDPQELSVPALLRAADEAAWRGLRLHLVCAVPPVHDHLLYDAVNHRAALRIRAGSALADAEDLVRDLHPGPSPVTELVDGPPAAVLRERAARATLTVVGSRRLGRIAEVLAESSVVLPLVTGADGPVAVVRSPEHAVDPPPTVVVGVDGSVSCRAAVAFAVEEAVLHGARLHAVWVWPRPVFAEDDDATGLAGQRALAEAVAGQADRHPDLEITQEILRGHPVEQLAVAAHASLALVVGRRGGGGFTALRLGSTAYGLLHHAECPLVVVPPPGT from the coding sequence ATGAACGAGGTCGTCGTCGGTGTCGATCCCCAGGAGCTGTCCGTGCCGGCCCTGCTCCGGGCCGCCGACGAGGCCGCCTGGCGAGGCCTGCGACTGCACCTGGTCTGCGCGGTGCCGCCCGTCCACGACCACCTCCTGTACGACGCCGTCAACCACCGCGCCGCGCTGCGCATCCGGGCCGGCTCCGCGCTCGCCGACGCCGAGGACCTGGTCCGTGACCTGCACCCCGGCCCGTCACCGGTCACGGAACTCGTCGACGGCCCGCCGGCCGCCGTCCTGCGCGAGCGCGCCGCCCGCGCGACGCTCACCGTCGTGGGCTCACGCCGCCTGGGCCGGATCGCGGAGGTCCTCGCCGAGAGTTCGGTCGTCCTGCCGCTCGTCACGGGCGCGGACGGGCCCGTCGCCGTCGTGCGGTCCCCGGAGCACGCCGTCGACCCTCCGCCCACCGTGGTCGTCGGCGTCGACGGCAGCGTGTCGTGCCGGGCCGCCGTCGCCTTCGCCGTGGAGGAGGCCGTCCTGCACGGGGCGCGGCTGCACGCCGTGTGGGTCTGGCCCCGGCCGGTGTTCGCCGAGGACGACGACGCGACGGGCCTCGCCGGGCAGCGAGCGCTCGCCGAGGCGGTGGCCGGACAGGCCGACCGCCACCCGGACCTCGAGATCACCCAGGAGATCCTGCGCGGACACCCGGTCGAACAGCTCGCCGTGGCCGCGCACGCGTCCCTCGCGCTCGTCGTCGGCCGCCGCGGCGGGGGCGGCTTCACCGCCCTGCGGCTCGGCTCCACGGCCTACGGTCTGCTGCACCACGCGGAATGTCCCCTGGTCGTCGTACCCCCGCCCGGTACCTGA
- a CDS encoding universal stress protein — protein MDSEDRVKPRLGDVVAGVDGSASARAAALWAAAEAVRRERPLHLVHAADTDRRALYTDADTLQDVREAGRDLLIDIAEAVAAEHPGLVVTRELSRQEPVAALRAAAGRGGTVVVGSRGLGGFAALLLGSVGLGVAARAEGPVVVVRGAEDRPRHGSVTAAVHDAEDLDWLPLAAAEAEARKSVLRLVSVWNVFAHVGEVATMLDDLDGTARKRVHAMKDLADAVRAVYPDLVVGHHVETGTSTPGILMQASDHTDLIVMGRGGRRLGVGPALGRVAHALIHHAHCPVQIVPHTAPHTPPHNLPTGGEGS, from the coding sequence ATGGACAGCGAGGACCGCGTGAAACCCCGGCTCGGAGACGTCGTCGCAGGCGTCGACGGGTCCGCCTCGGCACGCGCCGCGGCGCTGTGGGCGGCCGCGGAGGCCGTCCGGCGCGAGCGCCCCCTGCACCTCGTCCACGCCGCCGACACCGACCGGCGCGCGCTCTACACCGACGCCGACACCCTCCAGGACGTCCGGGAGGCCGGCCGCGACCTGCTCATCGACATCGCCGAGGCGGTCGCCGCCGAACACCCCGGGCTCGTCGTCACCCGCGAACTGAGCCGCCAGGAGCCGGTGGCCGCCCTGCGCGCCGCGGCCGGCCGCGGCGGCACGGTCGTCGTCGGCAGCCGCGGCCTGGGCGGCTTCGCGGCCCTGCTGCTCGGCTCCGTCGGCCTCGGTGTGGCGGCCCGCGCCGAGGGACCCGTCGTGGTCGTACGGGGAGCGGAGGACCGGCCCCGGCACGGCTCCGTGACCGCGGCCGTGCACGACGCGGAGGACCTCGACTGGCTGCCGCTCGCCGCGGCGGAGGCCGAGGCCCGCAAGTCCGTGCTGCGGCTCGTGAGCGTGTGGAACGTGTTCGCGCACGTGGGCGAGGTCGCCACGATGCTCGACGACCTCGACGGCACGGCCAGGAAGCGCGTGCACGCCATGAAGGACCTGGCCGACGCGGTCCGCGCGGTCTACCCGGACCTCGTCGTCGGCCACCACGTGGAGACCGGCACCAGCACCCCCGGCATCCTCATGCAGGCCAGTGACCACACCGATCTGATCGTGATGGGCAGGGGAGGCCGCCGCCTCGGCGTCGGACCCGCCCTGGGCCGCGTCGCGCACGCCCTGATCCACCACGCCCACTGCCCCGTGCAGATCGTGCCGCACACCGCCCCGCACACCCCGCCGCACAACCTGCCGACCGGCGGCGAGGGCTCATGA
- a CDS encoding Rv1733c family protein produces MWRRTTPDPSNPLLRKADRTRARMRSALVPVCLVAVACGGTAGGAAWDEGRRSAAEVAQHRHLLPATTVSPRIYRSAAQPESAPDIVARATWHDRAGRVHTGTVPVTATTRTGDTVMTWTDDRGNAAGAPPGTTDITMAAIGYGVGASCVVALAAGAFVRVRLRRVDARCARDWAAEWAEVEPAWSGRLRRGPGQGPGED; encoded by the coding sequence ATGTGGCGACGGACGACTCCCGACCCGTCCAATCCGCTGCTGCGGAAGGCGGACCGCACCCGGGCCCGGATGCGCTCCGCCCTCGTGCCGGTCTGTCTGGTGGCGGTGGCGTGCGGCGGTACGGCGGGCGGGGCCGCCTGGGACGAGGGCCGGCGGTCCGCCGCCGAGGTGGCGCAGCACCGTCATCTCCTGCCGGCGACGACGGTGTCGCCCCGGATCTACCGGTCGGCGGCCCAGCCGGAGAGCGCCCCGGACATCGTCGCCCGGGCGACCTGGCACGACCGCGCGGGCCGGGTCCACACCGGGACCGTGCCGGTGACCGCCACGACCCGCACCGGTGACACGGTCATGACCTGGACGGACGATCGCGGGAACGCCGCCGGCGCCCCGCCCGGCACCACCGACATCACGATGGCCGCCATCGGGTACGGCGTCGGCGCCTCCTGTGTCGTCGCACTCGCCGCCGGCGCGTTCGTCCGCGTCCGCCTGCGCAGGGTGGACGCGCGCTGTGCGCGGGACTGGGCGGCCGAGTGGGCGGAGGTCGAACCGGCCTGGTCGGGCCGGCTGCGCCGCGGTCCCGGCCAGGGCCCGGGCGAGGACTGA
- a CDS encoding Crp/Fnr family transcriptional regulator: protein MSAPSPTRIAAGVPADCRTRLMELARAADFGTGTRLFNEGGHADRFWIVRSGTVALDVHVPGRRPAVIERLDAGELVGCSWLFKPYVWRLGADATTPVRAYEFDAPAVRLLMDADPRLGAAVGAWVADVLAHRLWAARVRLLDLYAPYGSGEGL, encoded by the coding sequence ATGAGCGCACCGTCACCCACCCGCATCGCCGCCGGCGTGCCCGCGGACTGCCGCACCCGGCTCATGGAGCTGGCCCGCGCGGCCGACTTCGGCACCGGCACCCGGCTCTTCAACGAGGGCGGGCACGCCGACCGCTTCTGGATCGTGCGCTCGGGCACCGTGGCCCTCGACGTGCATGTCCCGGGGCGCCGGCCCGCGGTCATCGAGCGGCTCGACGCCGGTGAACTGGTCGGCTGCTCCTGGCTGTTCAAGCCGTACGTGTGGCGGCTGGGCGCCGACGCGACGACGCCCGTACGGGCCTACGAGTTCGACGCGCCCGCCGTGCGGCTGCTGATGGACGCGGACCCGCGCCTCGGGGCCGCCGTCGGCGCCTGGGTCGCCGACGTCCTCGCCCACCGGCTGTGGGCCGCCCGGGTCCGCCTGCTCGACCTGTACGCGCCCTACGGCAGCGGCGAAGGACTCTGA
- a CDS encoding CBS domain-containing protein: protein MPAGPPARYTVSDVMTHTAVAIGENAPYKEIVALMVQWKVSALPVLAGEGRVVGVVSEADLLVKEAFRDAEPRPGQFAAAAKAGAVRAGELMSSPAVTVRADATLAEAARIMAQRRLKRLPVVDEIGLLEGVCSRSDLLKVFLREDAEIAAEIRRTVLASNALTGLTVTVDEGVATVRGGLADRSLVPLIARAVRAVEGVVDVHVDFGAHESAV from the coding sequence ATGCCCGCCGGACCCCCTGCGCGGTACACGGTCAGCGATGTCATGACGCACACGGCGGTGGCGATCGGTGAGAACGCCCCGTACAAGGAGATCGTCGCCCTCATGGTCCAGTGGAAGGTGAGCGCCCTGCCCGTGCTCGCCGGCGAGGGGCGCGTCGTCGGCGTCGTCTCGGAGGCGGATCTGCTGGTCAAGGAGGCTTTCCGGGACGCCGAGCCGCGGCCCGGGCAGTTCGCCGCGGCGGCGAAGGCGGGGGCCGTGCGGGCCGGGGAGCTGATGTCGAGCCCGGCGGTGACGGTGCGGGCGGACGCGACGCTGGCCGAGGCCGCGCGGATCATGGCGCAGCGCCGGCTCAAGCGGCTGCCGGTGGTCGACGAGATCGGCCTGCTCGAGGGCGTGTGCAGCCGCAGCGACCTGCTCAAGGTGTTCCTGCGCGAGGACGCCGAGATCGCCGCGGAGATCCGCCGCACCGTCCTCGCCTCGAACGCGCTCACCGGGCTGACCGTCACGGTCGACGAGGGTGTGGCCACCGTGCGGGGCGGGCTCGCCGACCGCTCTCTCGTGCCGCTGATCGCGCGGGCCGTGCGGGCCGTGGAGGGCGTCGTGGACGTCCACGTCGATTTCGGCGCCCACGAAAGCGCCGTGTGA
- a CDS encoding response regulator, which translates to MNEQPAAAPDRPATRVFLVDDHEVVRRGLRDLIDDEPDLQVVGEASTAGQALARGPALAPDVAVLDVRLPDGDGIGVCRELRSRMPGLACLMLTSFDDEDALLDAIMAGAAGYVLKQIKGSDLVSAVRTVATGQSMLDPATTARLMHSLRDTDAAKQPADDRLAALSERERSVLDLIGEGLTNRQIAQRLYLSEKTVKNHISRLLGKLSVERRVQAAVIATQARDAQTRPQHADDA; encoded by the coding sequence ATGAACGAGCAGCCGGCAGCGGCTCCCGACAGGCCGGCCACCCGGGTCTTCCTCGTCGACGACCACGAGGTCGTCCGCCGGGGCCTGCGCGACCTGATCGACGACGAGCCCGACCTCCAGGTGGTCGGTGAGGCCTCCACCGCGGGCCAGGCACTGGCCCGGGGCCCGGCCCTCGCGCCCGACGTGGCCGTCCTCGACGTACGGCTGCCCGACGGGGACGGGATCGGGGTGTGCCGGGAGCTGCGGTCCCGGATGCCCGGCCTGGCCTGCCTGATGCTGACGTCGTTCGACGACGAGGACGCCCTGCTCGACGCCATCATGGCCGGGGCCGCCGGCTACGTCCTGAAGCAGATCAAGGGCTCGGACCTCGTCTCGGCGGTACGGACCGTGGCGACGGGGCAGTCGATGCTGGATCCGGCGACCACGGCCCGCCTCATGCACTCCCTGCGGGACACCGACGCGGCGAAGCAGCCCGCCGACGACCGCCTCGCGGCGCTGTCCGAACGCGAGCGCTCGGTTCTCGACCTGATCGGCGAGGGACTCACCAACCGGCAGATCGCCCAGCGGCTCTACCTGTCCGAGAAGACGGTCAAGAACCACATCTCCCGCCTGCTCGGCAAACTCAGCGTCGAGCGCCGGGTCCAGGCCGCCGTGATCGCGACGCAGGCCCGTGACGCGCAGACCCGTCCGCAGCACGCCGACGACGCCTGA
- a CDS encoding universal stress protein, with protein MTTGTRPRTVVVGVDPARTGRLATAWAADEADRRGLPLRLVAALEPAPDTWHATDAARHRARAEARAEALRRAADAVRARHPGLSVSSALLRGAPAVVLAGLAQEAALMILGSRHLSRTEEFLSAGSLVVPVTAQARCPVAVVGDAEHSTQERPYLVVGIDGSPAAQGALALACEEADLRGCPLRAVAVRQPPLFPTRPEGAWLDGERRLLAEATAGWAEKYPDVTITHEVLAGSPVERLAEAAGHALAVVVGRRGRGGYTGMRVGSVVHGLLHRAHCPVITVPAE; from the coding sequence ATGACCACCGGCACGCGACCCCGCACGGTCGTCGTGGGCGTCGATCCCGCCCGCACCGGCCGGCTCGCGACGGCCTGGGCCGCCGACGAGGCCGACCGGCGCGGACTGCCGCTGCGCCTGGTCGCGGCCCTGGAGCCGGCGCCCGACACCTGGCACGCCACCGACGCGGCCCGCCACCGGGCCCGCGCCGAGGCGAGGGCGGAGGCGCTGCGCCGGGCGGCCGACGCGGTGCGCGCCCGTCACCCCGGGCTGAGTGTCAGCTCCGCGCTGCTCCGCGGAGCCCCCGCCGTCGTCCTGGCCGGCCTGGCGCAGGAGGCCGCCCTGATGATCCTCGGTTCGCGCCACCTCAGCCGCACCGAGGAGTTCCTCAGCGCCGGTTCCCTGGTCGTCCCGGTCACCGCCCAGGCCCGCTGCCCCGTCGCCGTCGTGGGCGACGCGGAACACAGCACCCAGGAACGGCCGTACCTCGTCGTGGGCATCGACGGGAGCCCGGCCGCGCAGGGCGCGCTCGCCCTGGCCTGCGAGGAGGCGGATCTGCGGGGCTGTCCGCTGCGCGCCGTCGCCGTCCGGCAGCCGCCGCTCTTCCCCACGCGTCCGGAGGGCGCCTGGCTGGACGGCGAGCGCCGGCTGCTCGCGGAGGCGACCGCCGGCTGGGCCGAGAAGTACCCCGACGTCACGATCACCCACGAGGTGCTCGCCGGGTCGCCCGTCGAACGGCTCGCGGAGGCCGCCGGGCACGCCCTCGCCGTCGTCGTCGGCCGCCGGGGCCGCGGCGGCTACACGGGCATGCGCGTCGGCTCCGTCGTGCACGGACTGCTGCACCGCGCGCACTGCCCCGTGATCACCGTGCCCGCCGAATGA